One genomic segment of Parus major isolate Abel chromosome 10, Parus_major1.1, whole genome shotgun sequence includes these proteins:
- the SPG11 gene encoding spatacsin isoform X1: MAAGARAELRVLLVPRSEEPRGWARVRLSRARDALGTLLLPGGIYLESLWPGGPGRAGGSALPGAWADFLWDSADDDGSHSNKTKLLALGQNHDLFVYEFNVEDGKHNPNSLHSCKEETLKKLLEAKNISLPSIFSMKILSFGSNKCKLLLNQFILVHLTFPGEDSPPETCDCFPLALPPEAVARVTDSQFCRGILFLLDSAGWIYIFGCSDGATLGKVSVALGAGQGQGPAPGAPLAGLAVSPDLSTAVVTSTCHRALAVQLNSYFRQFPEHLLCKRDPENLAVQAPEGLDEDELASSEHSMELLSQPFRTDRSWKAQLSSLWDRVRRRRTPASPDFHSSQVNNLNLPWYQFFTHLEDHDPAICDDPERMVAFVPRAVTWAASRALQSQGTARGDAGQQWAQIPVAAPQEMVKLECKLVTAAKAVFVVLAQDTGLSLALWDFESRDVTCSHFGRSSVYVEGSAELPLCLLLTERGLCLVLFGLSREEFLSRLMMFGSAAAVDAVCHLNGWDRCSIPIHALQAGLENRQLDTVDLFLKSKESLFSLSAPCPGPEHPGDGTSQSYLRNLEELRPALNLLCSAIQDSDMEPHSKQFSEQLLSLTLTFLTKQLEEIFVHTQEPDESLQKAADILTDYIIKLRKFLRKYPRAPLTPGHTGADLDEDLPEIEESQEWEKLTPEEVIAEAILSNKVPEAQIFFRRQQHPAESLQEFVQMGLSLAYDCLLKGSTGEASQLLRNLGFDVKQELHKICFHTEDRHVRELLVKVLQEENYFSEKEKKMIDFVHQVESFYSESFQENKETQSLSRVSVAQQTKRAAEIISQLNTGETVMILIICYVSFGKTRQLFSCQSWSQSLWHSLGAVLGWGAEARLTPARCSCSSCRRQQQELCRHQAVLGSQLHRGSSSSRIRVLLSWALWWDELLQEMILLPWKPRQELKTCSPEALWMHLTAQHDWVSICSWIEESEPSQAPCGRSAWPPLSPDIVDRSTLCSTYMRQDILNKLARKGIFVRSELEDFELLLQRLSCLGGVLQNPHPVPKYSTASGLDFHGQFVLHCLEHSLQYLLYTYLDYYSLTPSSCPILDNKELQEAHPWFEFLVQCRGVASNPRDPKMIFQASLANAQMLIPSSQGGVSSILLEGRTLLALATTVYGPGGIDQVLQNEDTEKPLKKVDPQLLKMALTPYPKLKAALFPSCTAHGILPPDISLYHLLQSLMPFDPTKLFGWQSTNTLAVSDAWSELPHFSWPELVSRHAVVERLGFLFYLRHARPAFAFGTFLQQLARSKAPRQLVQQAAREARLVALSSLGVPSVAAACVCFLELLGLDSLGLRVDLRAASSISSHGSRSSHHGHRDSLAEKFTKLADGEKAAAAAVLSSLEEAFWDGIEQQGVKRTSSDSRRQWSLVMQFCRVHNLELSTSFLRECAKSNEWLQFLVQTQLHGHQPAQVVPLLQDFPPVLRDHLLLALGKLLCAEAARAGSVFQVLLQCQEEPSPCWHLLAEGLRAHAPILSVLAACCPDAKPVSCLCVWIITSVDGATRAEATAHTQSLAGSPQWDLQDLAAIWKVLLRKKKSKTLLNGFQLFLKDSPLLHILEMYELCMNCKKYNEAKTKLEKFQESLTELGAAAGAAPELPGPWLRSQALFLLELMLQQSRTDYELGKLLQLLAATENLLLDGPHVKRLCALSEALRDSSISISRSILTSCSLQAFQEECSSILEQLQEKGMFSLAREVAALAELPVDSVVTHEVLRDLHHLRDTGQWHHTQTRADFWKKCNDTFSKHSVCSRAAAAFFLEQANSVWECPGQESTAGLLERQLLLTLAGHWLALEEPELAVPELQELEKRIWQCRVAERALAAEGSGQGPCGPGRELPFASLARSFSFAQLPALRAAGPRGLQALGPGEPRQGLEPGQALEPGQALGPGQALGPGQALEPRQALGPGEPRQALEPGEPGQALGPAERAALAALLGALLDEGSVPEAARVCQYFQLWPRDVSLVLHCRALASGEAGLEQLQPEVRALLAARAGTREAGAASGAPSPSNLEEWTPLGAPSGDDAVVAALKALAEECVHGRGYCRQVLCLYELSKELSCSFGEVLVGDALTGILGVPAGAELFLWGGVGGGCSDWDFGCSCRS, from the exons atggcgGCGGGGGCCCGGGCGGAGCTGCGTGTGCTCCTGGTGCCCCGCTCGGAGGAGCCGCGGGGATGGGCGCGGGTGCGGCTGAGCAGAGCCCGGGACGCCCTGGGCACCCTCCTGCTCCCCGGCGGGATCTACCTGGAGTCGCTGTGGCCGGGCGGGCCCGGGCGGGCCGGGGGCAGCGCCCTGCCGGGAGCCTGGGCTGA CTTCCTGTGGGACAGCGCAGATGATGATGGGTCGCACTCAAACAAGACAAAACTCCTGGCTCTTGGTCAAAACCATGACCTGTTTGTGTATGAATTCAATGTAGAAGATGGAAAACACAACCCAAATTCCCTGCACAGTTGTAAGGAAGAGACACTTAAAAAGCTCCTTGAAGCTAAAAACATCA GTCTGCCTTCAATTTTCTCTATGAAGATTCTGTCCTTTGGAAGTAACAAGTGCAAACTTCTGCTCAACCAGTTTATCCTTGTGCACCTGACGTTTCCTGGGGAGGACTCACCCCCTGAGACCTGTGACTGCTTCCCCCTGGCTCTGCCTCCAGAAGCTGTGGCGAGAGTCACAGACTCCCAGTTCTGCAGGGGGATCCTGTTCCTGTTGGACAGTGCTGGCTGGATTT ACATATTTGGCTGCTCTGATGGTGCCACCCTAGGGAAGGTCAGTGTGGCCCtgggggctgggcaggggcagggccCAGCCCCTGGGGCTCCCCTGGCTGGCCTGGCAGTGTCCCCTGACCTCAGCACGGCCGTGGTGACCAGCACCTGCCACcgtgccctggctgtgcagctcAACTCCTACTTCAG ACAGTTCCCTGAACATTTGCTCTGTAAGAGAGATCCAGAAAATCTTGCAGTGCaggctccagaggggctggatgAGGATGAGCTGGCCAGTTCTGAGCACAGCATGGAGCTGCTGTCGCAGCCGTTCCGCACGGACAG GTCCTGGAAGGCACAGTTGTCCTCACTGTGGGACAGAGTAAGGAGAAGAAGAACACCAGCTTCTCCAGATTTTCACTCCAGTCAAGTGAACAACTTGAATTTGCCTTGGTATCAGTTTTTTACTCACCTTGAAGATCACGATCCTGCAATTTGTGATGATCCAGAGAGGATGGTGGCCTTTGTTCCCCGGGCTGTTACGTGGGCGGCTTCCCGGGCGCTCCAAAGCCAGGGCACGGCCCGTGGGGATGCAGGACAGCAGTGGGCACAGATCCCCGTGGCAGCACCCCAGGAAATGGTCAAACTGGAGTGTAAACTGGTGACTGCAGCTAAAGCTGTGTTTGTGGTGCTGGCACAGGACACGGGGCTGTCTCTGGCGCTCTGGGATTTTGAGTCCCGGGACGTGACGTGTTCCCACTTCGGCAGGAGCAGTGTCTACGTGGagggcagtgcagagctgccactgtgcctgctgctgaCAG AGCGTGGTCTGTGCCTGGTCCTGTTTGGTTTGAGTCGGGAGGAGTTCCTGAGCAGGCTGATGATGTTCGGCAGCGCCGCAGCCGTGGATGCCGTGTGTCACCTCAATGGCTGGGACAGGTGCTCCATTCCCATCCATGCCCTCCAG GCAGGTTTGGAAAATCGCCAGCTGGACACAGTggacttgtttttaaaaagcaaagaaagtcttttcagtctgtctgcaccctgccctgggcctgAGCACCCTGGGGATGGCACCTCCCAGTCCTACCTGAGAA ATCTGGAGGAGCTCAGGCCAGCTTTAAActtgctctgctcagcaatCCAGGACAGTGACATGGAGCCTCACAGCAAGCAGttctctgagcagctcctgagcctcACCCTGACCTTCCTCACCAAGCAGCTGGAGGAAATCTTTGTGCACACACAGG AACCTGATGAATCCCTGCAGAAGGCTGCAGATATTTTAACTGACTACATCATTAAGCTGAGAAAATTCCTGAGGAAATACCCTCGAGCACCGCTGACTCCGGGGCACACCGGAGCTGACCTGGATGAAGACCTGCCTGAGATAGAGGAGAGCCAAGAATGGGAAAAACTGACACCAGAG GAGGTCATTGCCGAGGCCATCCTGAGCAACAAAGTGCCAGAGGCCCAGATCTTCTTCCgaaggcagcagcatcctgctgagAGTCTGCAGGAGTTTGTCCAGATGGGTTTGAGCCTGGCCTATGACTGTCTGCTGAAGGGCAGCACCGGGGAGGCCTCGCAGCTGCTGAGGAACCtg ggctttgacgtgaagcaggagctgcacaagaTCTGCTTCCACACAGAGGACAGACACGTACGGGAGCTCCTG gTGAAAGTCTTACaagaagaaaactatttttctgaaaaagagaagaaaatgataGACTTTGTGCATCAGGTTGAAAGCTTCTACTCAGAATCcttccaggaaaataaagagactCAGTCTCTTTCCAG GGTGTCTGTAGCACAGCAAACGAAACGAGCTGCAGAAATCATTTCCCAGTTAAATACTGGAGAAACCGTAATGATACTGATAATTTGTTATGTCAGCTTTGGGAAAACGAGGCAGCTCTTCAGCTGTCAGAGCTGGAGTCAGTCCCTCTGGCactccctgggagctgtgctgggctggggggctgAGGCCAGGCTGACCCCAGCCCGTTGCAgttgcagcagctgcaggaggcagcagcaggagctgtgcaggcaccaggcagtgctgggctcgCAGCTGCAccggggcagcagcagcagcaggatcagggtgctgctgagctgggctctctggtgggatgagctgctgcaggagatgatTCTGCTCCCCTGGAAACCTCGCCAAG AACTCAAGACCTGCAGTCCTGAGGCTCTCTGGATGCACCTGACAGCCCAGCATGACTGGGTCAGCATTTGCTCCTGGATTGAGGAGtcagagcccagccaggctcCGTGTGGCCGCTCTGCCTGGCCCCCCCTGAGCCCTGACATCGTtgacaggagcactctgtgcagCACCTACATGAGACAGGACATCCTGAACAAGCTGGCCAG AAAGGGAATCTTTGTCCGTTCTGAGCTGGAAGATTTTGAGCTCTTGCTCCAGAGGCTGTCGTGCCTGGGGGGAGTCCTGCAGAATCCTCACCCTGTTCCAAAGTACAGCACTGCCAGTGGCCTGGACTTCCATGGCCAGTTTGTCCTGCACTGCCTGGAGCACAGCCTGCAGTACCTGCTCTACACTTACCTGGACTATTACAG TTTAACCCCTTCAAGCTGCCCTATCCTGGATaacaaggagctgcaggaagcccATCCCTGGTTTGAGTTCCTCGTGCAGTGCCGAGGGGTTGCCAGCAATCCCCGAG atcCCAAGATGATTTTCCAGGCCAGTCTGGCCAACGCTCAGATGCTgattcccagcagccagggggGTGTGAGCAGCAtcctgctggagggcaggaccctgctggccctggccaCCACTGTGTACGGGCCTGGGGGCATTGACCAG GTCCTTCAGAatgaagacacagaaaaacctcTGAAGAAAGTTGATCCCCAGCTCTTAAAAATGGCCTTGACCCCTTACCCCAAGCTGAAGGCtgctctctttccctcctgcactGCTCATGGAATTTTGCCTCCTGACATCTCTCTCTACCACCTTCTGCAG TCATTAATGCCCTTTGATCCCACAAAATTATTTGGCTGGCAATCAACAAACACTCTTGCTGTGTCAG ATGCCTGGAGTGAGCTGCCCCACTTCTCCTGGCCCGAGCTGGTGAGCAGGCACGCCGTGGTGGAGAGGCTGGGCTTCCTCTTCTACCTGCGCCACGCCCGCCCTGCCTTCGCCTTCGgcaccttcctgcagcagctggccAGGAGCAAAGCCCCCAGGCAGCT ggTCCAGCAGGCAGCACGGGAGGCCCGGCTGGTGGCCCTGTCCTCCTTGGGTGTCCCCTCGGTggcagcagcctgtgtgtgcttcctggagctgctggggctggacaGCCTGGGGCTGCGTGTGGAtctcagagctgccagcagcatcagcagccaCGGCAGCAGGAGCTCCCACCACGGccacagggacagcctgg CTGAGAAGTTTACAAAGTTGGCTGATggtgaaaaagcagcagcagcagcagttctgagCTCCTTGGAGGAGGCCTTCTGGGATGGCATTGAGCAGCAAGGAGTGAAGAG GACATCCAGTGACTCCAGAAGGCAGTGGTCCTTGGTCATGCAGTTCTGCAGAGTCCATAACCTGGAGCTGAGCACGTCCTTCCTGAGGGAATGTGCCAAATCCAACGAGTGGCTGCAGTTCCTCGTCCAGACCCAGCTCCACGGCCACCAGCCAGCCCAG GTCGTTCCCCTCCTGCAGGATTTCCCTCCCGTGCTGCGAGAtcacctgctgctggccctgggcaagctgctgtgtgctgaggCTGCCCGTGCAGGGAGCGtgttccaggtgctgctgcagtgccaggaggagcccagcccctgctggcACCTGCTGGCCGAGGGGCTGCGGGCACACGCGCCCATCCTCAGCGTGCTGGCAGCCTGCTGCCCC GATGCCAAGCCCGTCTCCTGCCTCTGTGTGTGGATCATCACTTCTGTGGATGGTGCCACCAGGGCCGAGGCCACCGCCCACacccagagcctggcagggagTCCCCAGTGGGACCTGCAGGACCTCGCTGCCATCTGGAAAGTCctcctgaggaagaaaaagagtaaaACGCTTCTCAATGGCTTCCAGCTCTTTTTGAAG gATTCCCCTTTGCTGCACATCCTGGAGATGTATGAACTGTGCATGAACTGTAAAAAGTACAACGAGGCTAAAACCAAACTGGAGAAATTTCAGGAAAGCCTCACAGAA ctgggagctgcgGCAGGGGCGGCCCCCGAGCTGCCGGGGCCGTGGCTGCGGTCACAGGCGctgttcctgctggagctgatgctgcagcagagccgCACCGACTACGAGCTGGGcaagctcctgcagctgctggctgccacTGAGAACCTGCTGCTGGATG GTCCCCACGTGAAGAGGCTCTGTGCCCTCAGTGAGGCTCTGAGGGACTCCTCCATCTCCATCAGCCGCTCCATCCTGAcctcctgcagcctgcaggCCTTCCAGGAGGAGTGCAGCTCCattctggagcagctgcaggagaaaggaatgTTCAGCCTGGCTCGGGAGgtggcagccctggctgagctgcctgTGGACAGCGTTGTCACACACGAG GTTCTGAGAGATCTACATCATTTGAGAGACACTGGACAGTGGCATCACACCCAGACAAGAGCTGACTTCTGGAAAAAGTGCAACGACACCTTCAGCAAACATTCTGTCTGCAGCCGAGCCGCAGCGGCGTTCTTCCTGGAGCAGGCCAACAGCGTGTGGGAATGCCCGGGGCAGGAGAGCACAGCCGGCctgctggagaggcagctgctgctgacgCTGGCCGGGCACTGGCTGGCGCTGGAGGAGCCCGAGCTGGCGGTGCcggagctgcaggagctggagaagcgGATCTGGCAGTGCCGGGTGGCCGAGCGAGCGCTGGCGGCCGAGGGCTCGGGGCAGGGTCCCtgcgggccgggccgggagcTGCCCTTCGCCAGCCTGGCCCGGAGCTTCTCCTTCGCACAGCTGCCGGCGCTGAGGGCGGCCGGGCCCCGCGGCCTGCAGGCCCTGGGGCCCGGGGAGCCCCGGCAGGGTCTGGAGCCCGGGCAGGCCCTGGAGCCCGGGCAGGCTCTGGGACCCGGGCAGGCTCTGGGACCCGGGCAGGCTCTGGAGCCCCGGCAGGCTCTGGGACCCGGGGAGCCCCGGCAGGCCCTGGAGCCCGGGGAGCCCGGGCAGGCTCTGGGGCCCGCGGAGCGAGCGGCGCTGGCCGCGCTGCTGGGAGCCCTGCTGGACGAGGGCAGCGTGCCCGAGGCCGCCCGGGTGTGCCAGTACTTCCAGCTGTGGCCCCGGGACGTGTCGCTGGTGCTGCACTGCCGGGCGCTGGCCTCGGGGGAGGccgggctggagcagctgcagcccgAGGTGCGGGCCCTGCTGGCGGCCAGAGCCGGGACACGCGAGGCCGGCGCGGCGAGCGGAGCCCCCAGCC caTCCAACCTGGAGGAGTGGACCCCTCTGGGGGCCCCGAGTGGGGACGATGCTGTGGTGGCAGCGCTGAAGGCTCTGGCAGAGGAGTgtgtccatggcaggggctACTGCCGGCAGGTGCTGTGCCTCTACGAGCTCTCCAAG gagctgagctgttccTTTGGGGAGGTGTTGGTGGGGGATGCTCTGACTGGGATTTTGGGtgttcctgcaggagctgagctgttccTTTGGGGAGGTGTTGGTGGGGGATGCTCTGACTGGGATTTTGGGtgttcctgcaggagctga